The Methanomassiliicoccus sp. genome contains the following window.
AAAGCTGACGCTCCGCTTTAGTCTTTTTCCCCAGTTGCCCGAAGTTGCCTCACCAAACTATTCACATTGACTCTGTCAGTAGAATCCCCTGTCCGGGACCGTTCGTGTGGACGCTAACTTCTCCGTCCCCATCGCCGGCACACTCGCCAGGTACTCCTCATAGAGGTGGATCTTCACAGGCACCGCGAAAGGTGTGAACGGGGACGCTATCAGCGCCTCCCCTGGCATCAGCATCTGGATCTCGTTCTCCAGCTGGGAGATGTCCTGCTTAGCGGAGTTCTTCAGTATGTCCCGGTCCTTGCGGTCTGCCAGGCCGAGGACGAAGAGGGTGTTGAACTGGGATATGATCTCGCTGTCGATCAACTTAGGCTGCTGGGACACCGCGCACAGGCCGGTCTTGAACTTCCTTCCTTCCCGGGCGATCTGCGCGAAGATGCTCCCCTTGGCCTCGGTGAGAACACGCTGCGCCTCCTCCAGGGCGATGAGCACTGGTGGAAGCTTATCGAACCTCTCCTTATCTCCGTAAAGCTCCTTGTTCCTTTCAAAGATGGCCCGCGAGAGCACCGTGGAGATGAGAAGCTCCTCGGTCTCGAACATGTTGGACGTGTCCACCAGGACGACCTTGCAGTCGTGGAGGGAGTCGATGATGTTCTTGGTGACGGAGAGCTTGGGGTCCCTGGTGACCAGGTCAAGGCGGAAGAGGTTCTCCAGACGACGCTTTATCACGTTGATCGTACCCTCGTGATATTTCTCCCCCAGGTCCTTGTTTATAGCGGCCACCGAGCGGTCGTTCAGCTCCACCAGCCAGTTCTCACCGTAGCGGTACTGGGCGGACTGCATGCACTCCTTCTGGGGCTCGGTGAACTCATAGAGATTCTGTAGGTCGGCGATCTCGATCTCCGAGGAAGCGAGGTACAGGCTGTTATATGGGCCATCCAGTTTCCGGGAGGAGAACACCACCAGGGCATCAGGACGTCCGGCGTGCTTCAAACCCCTCTTCTTGGCCTCGCCGCCATCATAGTACTCGCCGTGAGGATCGAGGATGAGGAAGCCGTACCTGCGTATGCTCATGCACGACAGGGCCAGGTTCTTCATGAGATTGCTCTTGCCCATACCCGTTGTGGCGAAGATGCCGATATGGTGTGGTATGGCCTGCCCCGTGATGCCTACAGGAAAGTCCAGGACCTGGTCCCCGGAGCGAAGGTTGCCCACCTGGATGTCGCCGAGGCTTTCCTTCAAGAACTCATAATCACGGATATCGGTCCGGCGCACCTTGGAGAAGTGGTGAGGAATGGTCTTGGTCTTCCGGAAAGTGCTCCCGATGCAGCCCAGGGGGATGGAGATACCTGCACAGAAGAGCTTCCCCTTGATGCGCTCGAGGTCGAAGACGTCCATCTCCGCATCCTGCTTTAATGCCTGGCCTGCGTGGGTCACCAGCCAGTCCTTCTCATCGGAATCGGCCCCATGGAATATGTCCATGACCCGTATAAGGTAACGGTCCGTAGAGGTCTCGTTCTCCACCACCAACATCTCCCCCACCTGCAGGGGCTCTCCGAAGTTCATCCTGAACCGCGTTTCCATGACGCTGTTACCTACAACTCGACCAATGTGCATAGGTGATCCCTCTCCTCTCAGCTCCCATGGTCAATGACCATGGAGTAGAAAAAGGGATTCGCACTACCCCTACGCCTCATTCTAGCGGTAACGTTAATATTGACGATCTCGAAATATTTCAATCTCAACGGTTAAACCAGGTCCCGATTCCTCTTATCTGTCTGCAGGCAGAGCAACAGTCTTCCCAGTGCATGCATCATCCAGGCCTGGCCCCAACGCATATACGGGATGCGGTTACTGATGAGCCCGCTCTGTTGGTAATAAAAATAACCTGACGGGCTTTGCATGTTCTGAATGGTCCATCTGGCTATCTTACTTGCGAATCGAAGATGCTCAGGATCGTATCGGCCGAGCTTGGAGAATGTCAGTATTCCCTGCGATTGATGGTGTATGTCCGTTGGCATTAACCATGGCAAACGCCAGTAGGCGCGTCCAGTAGGGTGGAACTGGGCGTTCCTATAGAAGTTAGCCCCATTTTCCAGAGCCGAACGGTCCTGGGGACGGTGAAGCCCGGAGCACTCCATGAATTCAGCAAGGGATGTTAGGATGAAGCCTTGATGGAAATCGATCTGCATGCGTTTGCTTCCAGTTTTAGGATCATAGCTGTATGCCCATGAGCCGTCCTCTTCCTGATGTGCGAGAAGATGATCGATGGCCCGTACCGATCCCTCCAAATAGTCACTCCTTCCTGTATGATGGTACATCCTGGAGAGCAGAGCAGCTCCTAGGGCGTTCGCGTTATGGACCGCATGTTGATCGATCGGCGTATAACTGTAGCATATGCCATATTCATCTTCCAGGACGTTCAGGTCCTCTAATATGAACTCACACACGCCCTGTGCGGCCTGGATGTACTCCGGGTCCTTGGTGATGGAGTAGGCATCAAGGAGGGAGTTGCCCACGAACGAGGATACGACTATCGTAGGTAATCCCGGTTCTGAATACCTGGTCACGTCCTGCCATGGGAAGTTGAAGCCCCAACTGTAACCATGGTATCTCTGGCTCCTTGACCTCATCAGGCCATCTACGATGAGGGCAGCATTTGATTCGAACGTGGTCTGAGAGATGAGCCCCGCCTCTCTCAGGTCGCAATATGAGCTGAGGAACAAAGCCAGAGCCTTAGGATTCCTACCTTTCTCCACTTTGAAAACCTTTCTGAGGTTTAACGGTGAATAGACCATCAGCTGGGTCACTGCAACCTTGAGATACCGTCCGGGTATGGTCCGAAGGAGAGGTGAAAGTAGCGCGTCATATGGATCGAAGCCCTCATAGCTTTCCTTTTTTACGTATCCATCCAGGTCTAAGATCGAATGTTGAAACAAACTCAATTCGTCAGAGCTAGTTATATCTTGATTTCTGGATAAGGTCGATGACATCAGCTTTAACCTTCTTGCTTCGGGAAAGGTCAGGGCGATTATGTGGCCGTGGTCTTGACATAACGTATTCCACGATAGCCTTGGGATCTCTGGAGTGTATCATCTTTCCTTCATCAATTAATCTTTGGTCCACGGATAATAGTTCGTTGCTAGGAAAGAAGGATACCGATGTCTTTCCCATGCAAGCCGCCTCCCTCGCCATGGTTCCGGAACCCGTGAGTACGGCCATTGAGTGATAACAAAGGTCAAGGCCGTTCACAGCCTTATCAGGAATGTATGCATCAAGGCCTTTAGCGAAATCTGCATCTCCCTTGTCCCGTGGCAGATATATGACCTTTATGTCCTCAGCTGCGAACAATTTTATTATCTCAGGAACGAGGGTGTGGAGCTCCTTCACATAGAATGAAGATAGGGCTTCTGGCCTAAGGACGACGTAGTTGTCGAATTGAATACTATCCTTGAAGTGTGGGTCAGGAGAATAATCAGCGATGTACACATCCTCCTTGAAACCATCATATGTGTAGATAATATTCTGGTCTACATGCT
Protein-coding sequences here:
- a CDS encoding ATP-binding protein gives rise to the protein METRFRMNFGEPLQVGEMLVVENETSTDRYLIRVMDIFHGADSDEKDWLVTHAGQALKQDAEMDVFDLERIKGKLFCAGISIPLGCIGSTFRKTKTIPHHFSKVRRTDIRDYEFLKESLGDIQVGNLRSGDQVLDFPVGITGQAIPHHIGIFATTGMGKSNLMKNLALSCMSIRRYGFLILDPHGEYYDGGEAKKRGLKHAGRPDALVVFSSRKLDGPYNSLYLASSEIEIADLQNLYEFTEPQKECMQSAQYRYGENWLVELNDRSVAAINKDLGEKYHEGTINVIKRRLENLFRLDLVTRDPKLSVTKNIIDSLHDCKVVLVDTSNMFETEELLISTVLSRAIFERNKELYGDKERFDKLPPVLIALEEAQRVLTEAKGSIFAQIAREGRKFKTGLCAVSQQPKLIDSEIISQFNTLFVLGLADRKDRDILKNSAKQDISQLENEIQMLMPGEALIASPFTPFAVPVKIHLYEEYLASVPAMGTEKLASTRTVPDRGFY
- a CDS encoding DUF354 domain-containing protein, producing the protein MSLWIDIINPSHALFFSSILKELPDEEVQITLRERAETVELSRMLGIEGKVVGADHSLRVWKSLAMVGRTLSLMSTLDDFDQSLSFENGMSVTVSKVRGKRSILLCDNDLKFYQKRSYMQDLETMIKDRADRIIIPQACLDAFSQHVDQNIIYTYDGFKEDVYIADYSPDPHFKDSIQFDNYVVLRPEALSSFYVKELHTLVPEIIKLFAAEDIKVIYLPRDKGDADFAKGLDAYIPDKAVNGLDLCYHSMAVLTGSGTMAREAACMGKTSVSFFPSNELLSVDQRLIDEGKMIHSRDPKAIVEYVMSRPRPHNRPDLSRSKKVKADVIDLIQKSRYN